The following proteins are co-located in the Candidatus Taylorbacteria bacterium genome:
- the frr gene encoding ribosome recycling factor: MYNFSDFKKKTDGVHDWLKKELGNIRTGQASPQLLDSIEVESYGSKVSLNQIAQVTVEDGKTLRISPWDSSQIKDIEKAILVSNLGLSPRVDETGLRVAFPPLTGERRQELSKVAGAKLEESKISVRNEREKVLKDIQSKEKKGEMTEDDVRKSKSELQKQIDEANKKLLEIKEKKDKEILN, translated from the coding sequence ATGTATAATTTTTCCGATTTCAAAAAGAAAACTGATGGCGTGCACGACTGGCTTAAGAAGGAGTTGGGCAATATTCGCACAGGACAAGCATCTCCACAGCTTTTGGACTCAATAGAAGTTGAGTCGTATGGCTCAAAAGTGTCTTTAAACCAAATTGCTCAAGTCACCGTGGAGGATGGCAAGACACTTCGTATTTCTCCTTGGGATAGCTCGCAAATTAAGGACATTGAAAAAGCTATTTTAGTTTCAAATTTAGGGCTTTCACCGCGAGTGGACGAAACGGGACTTCGGGTCGCATTTCCTCCTCTTACCGGAGAGAGAAGGCAGGAACTTTCAAAAGTCGCGGGAGCGAAACTCGAGGAATCAAAAATTTCAGTTCGAAACGAGAGAGAGAAGGTGCTCAAAGATATCCAATCGAAGGAAAAAAAGGGCGAAATGACAGAGGACGACGTGCGCAAGTCAAAGTCAGAACTTCAAAAGCAAATTGATGAAGCGAACAAGAAATTATTGGAAATAAAAGAAAAGAAAGATAAGGAAATTTTGAATTAA
- the rseP gene encoding RIP metalloprotease RseP has protein sequence MSVIIFIIILAILVLVHEFGHFIVAKKSGIRVDEFGLGFPPRIWGKKYDGTIYSINWIPFGGFVKIFGENPDDESLSGPQSSRSFVNKKRPIQALVLVAGVTMNILFAWVLISIGFMSGLPTSVDETNQSQIKDAKLVVTQVLSDSPAQKVGLKAGDEIVSLHSGADTLSDGAVDVSRVQNFISLHGGKSVSLELQRGGNAVEIEAIPTEGIVPGKSALGFSMDFIGSLRLPIHEALWEGAKLTANLTYAIAESLTLFIYHAFTGTADFSEVTGPVGIAGMVGDATQLGFIYLLSFTAFISLNLAVLNLLPFPALDGGRLLFVLIESVIRKPINHKVANALNSAGFALLILLMLVVTYKDIIKLIH, from the coding sequence ATGTCAGTAATAATATTCATAATCATCCTCGCGATTCTTGTCCTCGTCCACGAGTTCGGGCATTTTATCGTTGCTAAGAAGTCGGGGATTCGAGTGGACGAATTCGGTCTCGGTTTTCCGCCAAGAATCTGGGGCAAAAAATACGACGGGACCATTTATTCTATAAACTGGATTCCATTCGGAGGATTTGTGAAGATATTTGGAGAAAATCCCGATGACGAATCTCTAAGCGGGCCTCAAAGCTCGAGAAGTTTTGTGAACAAGAAGCGTCCGATACAAGCGTTAGTTTTAGTTGCCGGAGTCACCATGAATATTCTTTTTGCGTGGGTATTGATTTCCATCGGGTTCATGTCCGGACTTCCCACGAGTGTTGACGAGACGAACCAGTCTCAAATCAAAGATGCAAAGCTTGTGGTCACGCAAGTTTTGTCGGACAGTCCCGCGCAAAAAGTCGGGTTGAAAGCTGGAGACGAAATCGTATCGTTGCATTCTGGTGCCGACACTTTAAGTGATGGGGCAGTGGATGTCTCTCGCGTTCAGAATTTCATTTCTCTTCATGGCGGAAAATCTGTATCCCTCGAACTCCAAAGGGGAGGGAATGCAGTTGAGATTGAGGCTATTCCTACCGAGGGAATTGTTCCCGGTAAAAGCGCACTCGGATTTTCAATGGATTTTATTGGTTCGCTTCGGCTACCCATTCATGAAGCTCTTTGGGAGGGAGCGAAGCTTACTGCGAACCTGACTTACGCGATTGCAGAAAGTCTCACACTTTTTATTTACCATGCATTTACCGGAACTGCCGATTTTTCGGAAGTGACCGGCCCGGTGGGGATTGCTGGCATGGTGGGGGATGCAACGCAACTTGGCTTTATCTACCTTCTTTCATTCACTGCTTTTATATCTTTGAATCTCGCAGTTTTGAATCTACTGCCATTTCCGGCGCTCGATGGAGGAAGGCTCTTGTTTGTACTCATCGAATCCGTTATAAGGAAGCCCATTAACCATAAAGTGGCAAATGCATTGAATTCCGCGGGCTTCGCACTCCTTATTTTGCTCATGCTTGTGGTAACATATAAAGACATTATTAAGTTGATTCATTAA
- a CDS encoding aminoacyl--tRNA ligase-related protein gives MRQSQLFTKTRKEAPKDEVSKNAILLIRAGFINKEMAGVYSFLPLGLRVLNKINAIVRDEMNAIGGVEFFLTSLQDKAVWEKSGRWDDKVVDNWFKTKLKNGTDLGLAFTHEEPLTQLMKEHIRSWRDLPRYPYQIQTKFRNEARAKSGIMRTREFLMKDLYSFSENEKEHEVFYGKAKDAYKKIFERAGVGESTHLTYASGGTFSKFSHEFQTVTLAGEDDIYVCGKCGVAVNEEVVADFNSSCPECKNKDLKKEKAVEVGNIFPLGYKYSETLGLSFIDAEGEKKSVFMGSYGIGPARLMGAVVEVLSDDKGLVWPSAISPFAHHLIPIFDKEEKALNYADKLYENLLDKGVEVLYDDRDMRAGEKFGDADLMGIASQIVVSEKTIAEDSVEVKDRKTGKVEKIKLKEFLSQV, from the coding sequence ATGCGCCAATCACAGCTATTTACAAAAACCCGCAAAGAGGCCCCGAAAGACGAGGTTTCAAAAAACGCGATTCTTTTAATCCGCGCAGGATTCATCAACAAAGAAATGGCGGGCGTGTATTCTTTCTTGCCGTTGGGTCTGCGGGTATTGAATAAAATAAACGCGATTGTGAGAGATGAGATGAACGCAATCGGAGGCGTAGAATTCTTTTTGACCTCGCTTCAAGACAAAGCAGTTTGGGAAAAATCGGGAAGGTGGGATGACAAAGTTGTGGACAATTGGTTTAAGACAAAGCTCAAAAATGGGACGGATTTGGGGTTGGCTTTCACTCATGAAGAGCCGTTGACACAACTTATGAAAGAACATATCCGTTCGTGGAGAGACCTTCCGCGATATCCGTATCAGATTCAAACAAAATTTCGCAACGAGGCGAGAGCAAAGAGCGGAATCATGAGGACTAGAGAATTTCTCATGAAAGACCTCTACTCATTTTCCGAGAATGAGAAGGAGCACGAAGTTTTCTATGGTAAAGCAAAAGATGCGTATAAGAAAATTTTTGAGAGAGCGGGTGTGGGAGAGAGTACTCATCTTACCTATGCTTCGGGCGGAACATTTTCGAAATTCTCGCATGAATTTCAGACCGTTACCCTCGCCGGTGAAGATGACATCTATGTTTGCGGGAAATGCGGTGTAGCTGTGAATGAAGAGGTTGTCGCGGACTTTAACTCAAGCTGTCCGGAGTGCAAAAACAAAGACTTAAAAAAGGAAAAGGCCGTGGAGGTGGGAAATATTTTTCCACTCGGTTACAAATACTCCGAGACTCTCGGTCTCTCATTTATTGATGCTGAGGGAGAGAAAAAATCGGTTTTCATGGGCTCATACGGCATCGGTCCCGCCCGACTCATGGGAGCGGTTGTAGAGGTTCTCTCCGACGACAAAGGTCTGGTCTGGCCTTCCGCAATTTCGCCTTTTGCTCACCATCTCATTCCCATATTCGATAAGGAAGAAAAGGCTCTAAACTATGCGGATAAATTGTATGAAAATCTACTCGACAAAGGCGTGGAAGTCTTATACGATGACAGAGACATGAGGGCGGGAGAGAAATTTGGCGACGCAGATTTAATGGGTATTGCAAGCCAAATTGTGGTGAGTGAAAAAACAATAGCCGAGGACAGCGTAGAGGTAAAAGACAGAAAAACGGGAAAGGTAGAAAAAATTAAATTAAAGGAATTTCTCTCTCAAGTTTGA
- a CDS encoding rod shape-determining protein, producing the protein MNKHKEKIYRWLSNDIGIDLGTTSTLVYVRGQGIILNEPSVVALNQKTGQVVAVGLPAKAMLGRTPAHIQAVKPLVDGVISDFEITEEMILYLLNKAGKNSKKFLGPRVVVGVPYGITNVETRAVRDATKNSGAREVHIVEEPMAAAIGIRLPVNEPVGNMIIDIGGGTADIAVISLGGIVRAKTLKSAGEKLNSDIISYIRGEFKILIGEKTAELIKITIGSVIPTDHSQEISVKGRDLVTGLPREVIITDSDVREAISQTIENIVESVKEVLETTPPEIVSDIMQRGIHVVGGGALFQGLGELLHESVKIPIHIAEDPLTAVARGTGIILENMEMYEDLLIQNEDELPPQK; encoded by the coding sequence ATGAACAAACACAAAGAAAAAATATATCGCTGGCTGTCAAACGATATCGGAATTGATCTCGGAACCACGAGCACCTTAGTGTATGTGCGTGGACAAGGGATTATATTGAACGAACCTTCTGTCGTGGCATTGAATCAAAAAACCGGGCAGGTTGTGGCAGTCGGACTTCCCGCAAAAGCAATGTTGGGGAGAACACCTGCGCACATTCAGGCGGTGAAGCCACTTGTCGATGGTGTCATTTCGGATTTTGAAATTACCGAAGAGATGATTCTCTATCTTTTAAACAAAGCGGGAAAAAATTCCAAAAAATTTCTTGGTCCCCGCGTCGTTGTGGGAGTACCCTACGGCATCACAAACGTTGAAACGAGAGCCGTGCGTGATGCGACCAAAAACAGCGGTGCAAGAGAGGTGCATATTGTCGAGGAGCCCATGGCGGCCGCAATCGGCATCCGCCTTCCCGTGAATGAGCCGGTCGGGAACATGATTATTGACATCGGAGGGGGGACGGCGGACATCGCCGTGATTTCGCTCGGAGGCATTGTTCGTGCCAAGACTCTGAAGTCAGCGGGGGAAAAATTAAACAGCGACATCATTTCTTATATCCGTGGGGAATTCAAGATTTTAATCGGGGAAAAAACGGCTGAACTCATAAAAATTACTATCGGCTCCGTTATTCCCACCGACCATTCCCAAGAGATTTCCGTCAAGGGCAGAGATTTGGTGACAGGTCTGCCCCGTGAAGTCATTATCACGGACTCCGACGTGCGGGAGGCAATATCGCAAACTATCGAGAACATAGTGGAATCTGTGAAGGAAGTGCTGGAGACGACTCCTCCAGAGATTGTTTCCGATATTATGCAAAGAGGAATACATGTAGTGGGAGGAGGAGCTCTATTTCAGGGGTTGGGAGAACTTTTGCATGAGAGTGTTAAAATCCCTATCCATATTGCGGAGGATCCTCTTACTGCGGTTGCGCGCGGAACCGGAATAATCCTGGAGAATATGGAAATGTACGAAGATCTTCTGATTCAAAACGAAGATGAATTACCCCCTCAAAAATAA
- the mreC gene encoding rod shape-determining protein MreC, producing the protein MNYPLKNKVGNRRKKASLLGIPILFLILIFLLSAYLPNGGGTILLAIGRPFFVAKNSIVEGGGNFLEYFRSKGALIEENKNLKAEADDLAYGLIRLNILEKENQELKAEFGRAKPEKSVLAYVLTSPGFSPYDTFLLDAGSKDGVAFGDTVSIAGGLGVGHIKEVFSRTSLALLYSSPGEEVTVRIPPQQIMAKAYGRGGGNFEIKLPKDIDVQKGALISMPGVDNAILGVVEAIETDATQSLQLVLVRNLFNINQIDKVYIKKQKQI; encoded by the coding sequence ATGAATTACCCCCTCAAAAATAAAGTCGGAAACCGAAGAAAGAAAGCGAGCCTGCTCGGAATTCCGATACTTTTCCTTATCCTCATTTTTTTATTGAGCGCGTATTTGCCTAATGGTGGGGGCACGATTCTGCTTGCAATCGGACGACCCTTCTTTGTAGCAAAAAATAGCATAGTGGAAGGCGGAGGAAATTTCCTCGAATATTTCCGATCCAAAGGAGCGCTCATCGAAGAAAATAAAAATTTAAAGGCAGAGGCCGATGATCTTGCTTACGGCTTAATACGATTGAATATACTTGAAAAAGAAAATCAGGAGCTCAAGGCGGAGTTTGGAAGAGCAAAACCAGAGAAGTCTGTTCTTGCCTACGTACTAACTTCTCCAGGCTTCTCGCCCTATGACACATTTCTTTTAGATGCGGGGTCGAAGGATGGGGTAGCTTTTGGTGACACGGTCTCGATTGCGGGCGGACTCGGGGTGGGACATATTAAAGAAGTGTTTTCTCGAACCTCGCTTGCCCTCCTGTATTCATCGCCGGGAGAAGAAGTCACTGTCCGCATTCCTCCTCAACAAATTATGGCAAAGGCCTACGGTCGAGGCGGAGGGAATTTTGAAATAAAATTACCAAAAGATATTGACGTTCAAAAGGGCGCACTTATTTCAATGCCGGGGGTCGACAACGCAATTTTGGGGGTTGTGGAGGCAATCGAAACGGATGCCACTCAATCACTCCAACTCGTTCTTGTGAGAAATTTGTTTAATATCAATCAGATTGATAAAGTCTATATCAAAAAACAAAAGCAAATTTGA
- a CDS encoding penicillin-binding transpeptidase domain-containing protein: MKKKFDSSRNLEIHPDEIFLDSKNLPDFDTDQFEGRIEKPISKKPYIFLCLIFLSIGLAYIARIGILQIRDGEAYSLQSENNRLRHSLIFAERGVIYDRNGELLASNVEDPLGRPFSARKYSSLSGLSHILGYMKYPAKDANGFYYDETYDGKDGVEKFYNEYLTGVNGLKIIETNATGGAESENTIEPPQSGKSLNLSVDAKLQNAFYEIIKKIVDDIGFTGGAAALMDIKTGEIIALTSFPEYSSQILTDGSDSSAIQDVLSDPRNPFLDRIVDGLYTPGSIVKPFIALGALQEDVINPETKILSTGSISLPNIYDPTKSTVFKDWKAHGYVNMREAISVSSDVYFYEVGGGFQNQKGLGISRIVKYMKQFGFGAKIPSKFFSGSEGVVPDPAWKKLHFDGEEWSVGDTYHTAIGQYGFQITPLQEMLAVAAIANDGVMVYPTIVKGESETPPRELPIAKQYFTVVQEGMRLSAVSGTASALNISSVQIAAKTGTAELGTLKHYVNSWVTGFFPYEKPKYAFVVIMEKGPTGNPVGASAVARQFFDWVAVHAPEYLR; this comes from the coding sequence ATGAAAAAAAAGTTTGACTCAAGCCGAAATCTCGAAATTCATCCAGATGAAATATTTCTTGATTCAAAAAATCTTCCCGATTTTGATACCGACCAATTTGAGGGAAGAATTGAGAAACCAATATCCAAGAAACCTTATATTTTTCTTTGTTTGATATTTTTATCGATCGGGCTTGCTTATATCGCAAGGATCGGTATTCTGCAAATCCGCGATGGAGAAGCCTACTCGCTTCAAAGCGAAAATAACCGCCTCCGTCACAGCCTGATTTTTGCGGAGAGGGGAGTCATTTATGACAGAAACGGCGAGTTGCTTGCTTCCAACGTGGAAGATCCTCTAGGACGGCCTTTTTCGGCGAGGAAGTATAGTTCTCTCTCCGGGCTATCGCACATTTTGGGCTATATGAAATATCCGGCGAAAGATGCGAATGGTTTTTATTACGACGAAACTTACGACGGCAAGGACGGGGTGGAGAAATTTTATAATGAATATCTTACGGGAGTAAACGGCCTTAAAATAATTGAAACGAATGCGACCGGAGGCGCGGAATCCGAAAATACTATCGAACCACCTCAATCGGGAAAGAGCCTCAACTTATCCGTCGACGCAAAATTGCAGAACGCTTTTTATGAGATTATAAAAAAGATTGTTGATGACATAGGCTTTACGGGAGGGGCCGCCGCCCTCATGGACATCAAGACTGGGGAAATTATCGCACTTACGAGTTTTCCCGAATACTCGTCTCAAATTCTCACTGACGGATCTGATTCATCCGCGATTCAAGACGTTTTAAGCGACCCTCGAAACCCTTTTCTTGATCGGATTGTCGACGGGCTGTATACGCCCGGCTCTATCGTAAAGCCATTTATCGCTCTCGGTGCATTGCAGGAAGACGTGATTAATCCGGAGACAAAAATATTGAGCACGGGATCAATTTCTCTTCCAAATATCTATGACCCCACGAAGAGCACAGTCTTTAAGGATTGGAAAGCGCACGGCTATGTCAATATGAGAGAAGCAATTTCCGTGTCCTCCGATGTCTATTTTTATGAAGTTGGCGGAGGATTTCAAAACCAGAAAGGCTTGGGCATTTCACGGATAGTAAAATACATGAAACAGTTTGGCTTCGGCGCAAAGATTCCTTCGAAATTTTTCTCCGGCTCTGAAGGTGTGGTGCCCGATCCCGCGTGGAAAAAGTTACATTTTGACGGGGAAGAATGGAGCGTGGGCGACACGTACCACACCGCAATAGGCCAGTATGGTTTTCAGATTACTCCACTTCAAGAAATGCTTGCCGTCGCGGCAATCGCCAATGACGGCGTTATGGTTTATCCCACGATTGTGAAAGGCGAGAGCGAGACTCCACCAAGGGAACTTCCCATTGCAAAACAGTATTTCACGGTTGTCCAGGAAGGAATGCGCCTTAGCGCCGTTTCCGGGACGGCGAGCGCTTTAAATATAAGCTCCGTCCAAATTGCCGCTAAAACAGGAACAGCCGAATTAGGGACTTTAAAGCACTATGTGAACTCATGGGTAACCGGCTTTTTTCCATATGAGAAGCCAAAATACGCGTTCGTAGTGATAATGGAGAAGGGTCCCACCGGCAATCCTGTAGGAGCTTCGGCGGTTGCGAGACAATTTTTTGATTGGGTAGCGGTTCATGCGCCGGAGTATTTGAGGTAG
- the greA gene encoding transcription elongation factor GreA encodes MSDQKEYLSKAKFETLNHELEHLKKIKRKEVAEDLEYAKSLGDLAENAEYHEARELQASIEDRILKLESILNSAVIMTLHHSEAVGVGSTLIVEREGELKKYKFEMVGSEESDVNSGKLSIHSPLGSAMMGKKKGESFSFQSPKGSMNYKILSIE; translated from the coding sequence ATGTCTGATCAAAAAGAATATCTATCCAAAGCAAAATTTGAGACGCTGAACCACGAGCTTGAGCATCTAAAAAAAATTAAAAGGAAAGAAGTGGCTGAGGATTTGGAGTATGCCAAATCACTGGGCGATCTCGCCGAGAACGCGGAATACCATGAGGCAAGGGAACTTCAGGCAAGCATTGAAGACAGGATTTTAAAACTCGAAAGCATTTTGAATTCTGCGGTTATTATGACTCTCCACCACTCTGAAGCTGTGGGAGTGGGCTCCACCCTTATCGTGGAGAGAGAAGGTGAGCTCAAAAAATATAAATTTGAAATGGTCGGTTCGGAAGAGTCCGACGTTAACTCGGGGAAATTATCTATCCATTCTCCGCTCGGCTCTGCCATGATGGGAAAGAAAAAAGGTGAAAGCTTTTCTTTCCAGTCTCCGAAAGGTTCGATGAACTATAAGATACTTAGCATCGAATAA
- the lysS gene encoding lysine--tRNA ligase, with translation MPSLEEIRQGRLAKQNLLKEKGINPYPISTSRNHENAEVIAKFDSLLEKELVLAGRVMTLRPQGGLIFFNFFDGTATFQALLKKDESDEGAFELFESVVDIGDFVELSGSLFETKRKEKTLKVKSWRMLSKSLLPLPEKWHGLQDIEERFRKRYLDLLSNSEVRERFIIRGKLVSEIRAFYDASGYLEVETPVLQTLAGGATAEPFVTHHNALDVDFNLTIAQELYLKKLLIGGFNKVYEIGRKFRNEGIDSTHNPEFTMLESNEAYADAKSQREFIELLFKTVISNVLGKSKVTFDGNEIDLSKPFEVFSFYELLRKFAGIAHPQSIERNELKKHAEKMGLKIAPKDSPEKIMDALYKKMVRSKLISPTFIVDYPLAFNPFSKRKEDDPSLIDRFQLIIGGLEMVNAFSELNNPIDQKERYEEEDRKKKEGEGDISPSDLDYLEAMEYGMPPNGGIGIGIDRVAMFITDCKNIKEVILFPTLRAKNDK, from the coding sequence ATGCCTTCACTCGAGGAAATACGTCAAGGGAGATTAGCCAAACAAAACCTTCTCAAAGAGAAGGGAATAAATCCGTATCCGATTTCCACATCCCGCAACCACGAGAATGCGGAGGTGATAGCGAAGTTTGATTCGCTTCTTGAAAAGGAGCTTGTTTTAGCGGGTAGAGTGATGACGCTTCGGCCACAGGGCGGACTTATTTTTTTCAACTTTTTTGACGGCACGGCAACTTTTCAGGCATTGCTAAAAAAAGATGAGTCCGATGAAGGTGCTTTTGAATTATTTGAATCCGTCGTTGACATCGGAGATTTTGTCGAACTTTCCGGATCGCTTTTCGAGACCAAGCGCAAAGAGAAAACGCTTAAAGTAAAAAGCTGGCGAATGCTTTCGAAGAGTCTTCTTCCCCTTCCGGAGAAATGGCACGGCCTCCAGGATATCGAAGAACGCTTCAGGAAAAGGTATCTTGACTTGCTTTCAAACAGTGAGGTGAGAGAGAGGTTCATCATTCGGGGCAAATTAGTGAGCGAAATTCGGGCATTTTACGATGCTTCAGGGTATCTCGAGGTGGAAACACCTGTTCTTCAGACGCTTGCCGGAGGCGCAACAGCAGAGCCCTTCGTGACCCATCACAACGCTCTCGATGTTGACTTCAACCTTACCATTGCCCAGGAGCTATATTTAAAAAAACTTCTGATCGGGGGCTTCAACAAGGTGTACGAAATCGGCAGGAAGTTTAGAAATGAGGGGATTGACTCGACGCACAATCCCGAGTTTACCATGCTCGAGTCAAACGAAGCTTATGCGGATGCAAAGAGCCAGCGAGAATTCATTGAGCTCTTATTCAAGACTGTGATTTCGAATGTTCTTGGAAAAAGCAAGGTGACTTTTGACGGGAATGAAATCGACCTCTCCAAGCCTTTTGAGGTTTTTAGTTTTTATGAACTTCTCCGAAAGTTTGCGGGTATTGCGCATCCTCAATCAATTGAGCGAAATGAGCTCAAAAAGCACGCGGAAAAAATGGGTCTCAAGATTGCTCCGAAAGACTCTCCCGAAAAAATAATGGACGCGCTCTACAAGAAAATGGTTCGGTCAAAACTTATTTCGCCGACCTTTATTGTCGACTACCCGCTCGCATTCAATCCTTTCTCAAAAAGAAAAGAAGACGACCCGTCTCTTATTGACCGCTTTCAGCTCATTATCGGAGGATTGGAAATGGTCAATGCTTTTTCCGAACTAAATAATCCGATTGACCAGAAGGAGAGATATGAGGAAGAGGACAGAAAGAAGAAGGAGGGAGAAGGGGATATTTCTCCGTCTGATTTGGACTATCTTGAAGCCATGGAATACGGCATGCCTCCGAATGGCGGAATTGGCATAGGCATTGATCGTGTGGCGATGTTCATAACTGATTGCAAAAACATTAAGGAAGTTATACTGTTTCCCACTCTACGGGCGAAAAACGATAAGTAA
- the mraZ gene encoding division/cell wall cluster transcriptional repressor MraZ → MRIKLGPNTYPMLIGEYTHSIDDKNRLSLPSKFRKEMGKSVVLTPGLDGCLFVFTGKQWEKISEKLSQGSFLKSDSRSFNRFMYGGAVEAEVDAIGRILVPDFLKDRAKLKEKVVIIGVQDRVEIWNEDSWMDYKKMVEKQADSLAEKLDGIGIL, encoded by the coding sequence TTGCGAATAAAATTGGGACCTAACACCTACCCCATGCTCATCGGCGAATACACACACAGTATTGATGATAAGAACCGTTTGTCCTTGCCCTCAAAATTCAGGAAGGAAATGGGCAAAAGTGTTGTGCTCACCCCGGGCCTCGACGGCTGTCTCTTCGTCTTTACGGGAAAGCAGTGGGAGAAGATTTCGGAAAAGCTGTCGCAGGGAAGTTTTTTGAAGTCGGATTCGAGGTCATTTAATCGTTTTATGTACGGGGGAGCTGTGGAGGCGGAGGTGGACGCTATCGGTCGAATTTTGGTTCCAGATTTTTTAAAGGACAGGGCGAAACTCAAGGAAAAAGTGGTCATCATTGGTGTTCAAGACCGGGTAGAAATTTGGAACGAGGATTCGTGGATGGATTACAAGAAAATGGTTGAAAAGCAGGCAGATTCTTTGGCGGAGAAGCTTGATGGAATTGGAATCCTTTAG
- the rsmH gene encoding 16S rRNA (cytosine(1402)-N(4))-methyltransferase RsmH has product MSNVIGHMLNVHKSVLLQEAIDGLDFHKGDIFVDATINGGGHSLEVARRFGKEVKIVGIDLDRNALANAEKALQDSGADYALHESSFKNIVEALNKETIAEVGKILFDLGLSSNQFENSGRGFSFQKDEPLLMTFKEKPDERDLTAYTIVNEWGEQSIADIIYGFGEERYSRRIAKKIVEARAVRPVKSTFELVEIIKQATPYTYHKGKIHFATRTFQALRIAVNAETDALVAGLSGGFSKLGAGGRMAVISFHSIEDRIVKRYFKELAREGKAILINKKPIVPTREEIAENRRARSAKLRIIQKL; this is encoded by the coding sequence ATGTCAAATGTCATTGGTCACATGTTAAATGTTCATAAATCGGTTCTTTTACAGGAGGCAATAGATGGTTTGGATTTCCACAAGGGTGATATTTTTGTTGATGCCACCATAAATGGAGGAGGACACAGTCTGGAGGTGGCAAGGAGATTTGGGAAGGAGGTGAAAATAGTGGGCATTGACCTTGACCGAAACGCTCTTGCGAATGCGGAAAAAGCACTTCAAGATTCGGGTGCCGATTATGCACTTCACGAATCGAGCTTCAAAAATATCGTGGAGGCGCTCAACAAGGAAACTATTGCCGAGGTCGGGAAGATTCTCTTCGATTTAGGGTTGAGTTCAAATCAGTTTGAGAATTCGGGTAGGGGATTTTCATTTCAAAAAGACGAACCGCTTTTGATGACATTTAAGGAGAAGCCGGACGAGCGCGACCTCACTGCTTACACCATCGTGAACGAGTGGGGAGAGCAAAGTATCGCTGACATCATTTATGGATTCGGTGAAGAGCGATATTCAAGAAGAATTGCAAAAAAAATTGTCGAGGCAAGGGCAGTCCGTCCTGTGAAGAGCACGTTCGAGCTCGTCGAGATTATCAAACAGGCGACGCCATATACGTACCACAAGGGAAAAATCCATTTCGCTACAAGAACATTTCAGGCTCTACGGATAGCGGTAAATGCCGAGACGGATGCCCTCGTTGCGGGCCTAAGCGGTGGGTTTTCGAAGCTTGGGGCAGGCGGGAGAATGGCGGTAATTTCTTTTCATAGCATCGAAGACAGGATTGTGAAGCGGTATTTTAAAGAGTTAGCGAGGGAAGGAAAAGCAATTTTAATAAATAAAAAGCCGATTGTTCCTACCCGCGAAGAAATCGCTGAAAACAGGAGAGCGCGAAGCGCGAAGTTGAGAATCATACAGAAACTGTAA